A genomic stretch from Hemibagrus wyckioides isolate EC202008001 linkage group LG20, SWU_Hwy_1.0, whole genome shotgun sequence includes:
- the gpr35b gene encoding G-protein coupled receptor 55, with product MVMESNYSEIHKNDPSLIIFNRVAYTPVFILGLVLNFSALWCFKRTPQWTDTHIYMLNLLLTDFLLTLFLPFRIIETFRPMKLTGLCTFLICVHYTNMYASIFTITAISIHRYSAVRFPIWNKSSGASEARRKKIASGTCLFIWLFVIILCIIFSPNMHSDKLRTCYVRKDAEKMSYQFLLVLEILGYLLPIVTITTCSTQTIRTLLKSLKDIREHTEEEIIDKRKNVIAIITANMIVFIVCFTPIHAGYLVRYFSELNNTVRYFYEVSEWLATTNCCLDSVGYYFLLKKVFRDKR from the exons ATG GTGATGGAGTCTAACTACAGTGAGATACATAAGAATGACCCCAGCCTTATCATTTTTAACCGAGTAGCCTACACACCCGTGTTCATTTTAGGCCTTGTCCTGAATTTCTCAGCCTTGTGGTGCTTCAAGCGCACCCCCCAGTGGACGGACACTCACATCTACATGCTCAACCTCCTGCTCACAGACTTCTTACTGACCCTTTTCCTGCCTTTCCGCATAATCGAGACCTTCCGCCCCATGAAACTGACGGGCTTGTGTACATTCCTGATATGTGTACATTACACCAACATGTACGCTAGCATCTTCACCATCACAGCCATCAGCATCCATCGTTACTCAGCCGTCAGGTTCCCCATTTGGAACAAATCCTCAGGCGCCTCAGAGGCCAGGAGAAAGAAGATAGCGAGTGGGACGTGTCTTTTCATCTGGCTCTTTGTCATAATACTCTGCATAATTTTCAGTCCAAATATGCATTCAGATAAGCTAAGAACATGCTATGTACGCAAAGACGCTGAGAAGATGAGCTATCAGTTCCTATTGGTTTTGGAAATTCTTGGGTATCTTCTACCAATAGTCACCATCACGACCTGTTCCACACAAACAATCAGGACTTTGCTAAAGTCGTTAAAGGACATCCGTGAGCACACAGAGGAGGAAATTATCGACAAAAGGAAAAACGTCATCGCCATAATCACAGCCAACATGATAGTTTTCATTGTGTGCTTCACCCCGATCCATGCTGGTTATTTGGTGAGATACTTTTCAGAACTAAATAATACAGTACGTTACTTTTATGAAGTCTCTGAGTGGTTAGCGACAACAAATTGCTGCCTTGATTCTGTGGGATATTACTTTTTGTTGAAAAAAGTTTTCAGAGACAAGCGGTAA